From Rutidosis leptorrhynchoides isolate AG116_Rl617_1_P2 chromosome 3, CSIRO_AGI_Rlap_v1, whole genome shotgun sequence, a single genomic window includes:
- the LOC139899746 gene encoding receptor kinase-like protein Xa21, giving the protein MNSRQPVCSLFSSLNAFLFYGIVIFLTTNNTNATISSSSSYDYRNQTDRLALLSFKSLITHDPYGALTSWNTSFHFCDWSGVTCGKRHKRVIGLQLISQGLEGSLSPHVGNLSFLRELRLGNNSFHRTIPHELGRLFWLCVLNIVENEFSGVIPTNLLGSLNLETFQLGANELVGSIPKEISLLSKLNYLVVGNNHLTCGIPGITRTVIHFRESVWWEHSRHLWPFEKLKTILLRWLLQLRDNDLSGILPPSISNCSKLREFEMSINRFSGKLTIEFSKLTDINHIGLCNIFESREANEIKSIDSLNNCSKLEILIMRNCNFKGALLRSIGNLSDHLAILDLSENKLYGNLSSSIGNLVGLTHLAYNRLTGKISSTIGKLQKLQFVVFNDNQFLGPIPDTIGNWSMINRLGIDSNELEGIIPLSLGNCYRLKVLYRDNNRLSGNIPKQLLQLSSLSIGVDLSHNNLSGSLPSEIGDLKMLSFLKLSHNDLSGNIPSSLSGCSSLSYLYINDNLFQGMLQPSLSSMRGLVELDLFHNNLSGNIPRFLEGFSSLQALNMSFNDFEVEVPVRGVFANANGISIAGNRKLCGGLKRKDQPSQSSTNERFLKVFYIQLLKTTDGFSETSLIGKGGSSSIYKGLLEHDDRFVSVKVLHLQTQGARKKFIRECEARWSVRHRNLLKIITSCSSVDFQGNDFKALIYDYMSNGSLHDWIHLSVHASRLNLPQRINILIDIASALDYLHNFCGPTIVHCDLNPSNILLDDDMVAHVGDFGLTRFLETNSDLNSTSGVKGTIGYV; this is encoded by the exons ATGAACTCAAGGCAACCAGTTTGTTCATTATTTTCCTCTCTCAATGCTTTCCTCTTTTATGGTATTGTTATATTTCtgactactaataatactaatgccACCATCTCATCATCATCTTCCTATGATTATAGGAATCAGACAGATCGCCTGGCGTTGTTGTCTTTCAAGTCACTCATCACCCACGATCCTTATGGAGCCCTAACCTCATGGAACACTTCATTTCATTTCTGTGACTGGAGCGGTGTTACATGTGGGAAGAGGCACAAAAGAGTAATTGGTTTACAACTGATTTCACAAGGCCTGGAAGGATCATTGTCTCCTCATGTTGGAAATCTCAGCTTCCTTCGTGAGCTTAGACTCGGGAACAACAGCTTTCATAGAACCATACCCCATGAACTCGGTCGTTTGTTCTGGCTATGTGTTTTGAATATTGTAGAAAACGAGTTTAGTGGAGTCATTCCAACTAACTTATTGGGTAGTTTGAACCTAGAAACGTTTCAGCTTGGTGCTAATGAGCTAGTTGGAAGCATACCAAAGGAGATTAGTCTCTTGTCGAAACTAAATTATTTAGTAGTGGGTAATAATCATTTAACATGTGGAATTCCAGGGATTACTAGAACTGTTATCCATTTCAGGGAATCCGTTTGGTGGGAGCATTCCAGACACCTTTGGCCATTTGAAAAGCTTAAGACTATTTTACTTAGATGGCT ACTTCAATTAAGGGATAACGATCTGTCTGGGATTCTTCCTCCCTCCATATCTAATTGTTCTAAGTTAAGAGAATTTGAGATGAGTATAAATAGGTTTAGTGGGAAGTTGACAATCGAGTTTTCAAAACTAACAGATATTAATCATATAGGCTTATGTAATATTTTTGAAAGTAGGGAAGCGAATGAAATAAAGTCTATTGATTCTTTAAACAATTGCAGCAAATTAGAAATATTGATTATGCGCAATTGCAATTTTAAAGGAGCGCTCTTGAGGTCAATTGGTAATCTTTCTGATCATTTAGCTATACTAGATTTATCAGAAAATAAATTATATGGAAACCTCTCCTCAAGTATAGGTAATCTAGTTGGCTTGACTCACTTAGCTTATAATAGATTGACAGGAAAAATATCCTCTACAATTGGAAAGCTTCAAAAGTTACAATTTGTCGTCTTCAATGACAACCAATTTTTAGGGCCAATTCCTGATACCATTGGGAACTGGTCAATGATCAATAGACTTGGTATAGATTCCAACGAACTGGAAGGGATTATTCCACTAAGTCTAGGAAATTGTTATCGTCTTAAAGTATTATACCGTGATAACAATAGACTAAGTGGCAACATACCGAAACAACTTCTTCAACTTTCATCTCTATCCATAGGAGTAGATCTTTCTCATAACAACCTATCTGGCTCCCTTCCGTCTGAGATTGGAGACCTCAAGATGTTGAGTTTTCTGAAATTATCTCATAATGATCTATCAGGTAACATTCCTAGTAGTCTTAGTGGATGCTCTAGCCTTTCATACTTATACATCAACGACAACTTATTCCAAGGTATGTTACAACCATCATTAAGTTCCATGAGGGGATTGGTGGAACTCGATCTTTTTCATAATAATTTGTCTGGAAATATTCCTCGATTCTTGGAAGGATTTTCGTCATTACAAGCATTAAACATGTCATTTAATGATTTTGAGGTTGAAGTTCCAGTGAGAGGGGTGTTTGCGAATGCAAATGGAATATCTATCGCGGGGAATCGAAAGCTCTGTGGTGGCTTA aaaagaaaagaccaACCTTCTCAATCATCGACAAACGAACGATTTTTGAAAGTTTTCTACATTCAACTTCTCAAGACTACTGATGGCTTCTCTGAAACCAGTTTAATTGGCAAGGGTGGGTCAAGCTCTATTTATAAAGGACTTCTGGAACATGATGATAGATTTGTTTCAGTGAAAGTCTTGCATCTTCAAACTCAAGGAGCTCGAAAAAAATTTATAAGAGAATGTGAAGCAAGGTGGAGTGTTCGACACAGGAATCTATTGAAGATAATTACTTCATGTTCAAGTGTTGACTTTCAAGGAAATGATTTCAAAGCTTTGATTTATGATTACATGTCAAATGGAAGCTTACATGATTGGATACATTTAAGTGTACATGCATCTAGACTAAACCTTCCTCAAAGAATAAATATTCTCATCGATATTGCATCTGCACTTGATTATCTTCACAATTTTTGTGGACCAACCATTGTTCACTGTGATTTAAACCCTAGCAACATACTACTGGATGATGATATGGTGGCTCATGTTGGAGACTTTGGATTAACTCGATTTCTTGAAACAAATTCTGACCTAAACAGTACATCTGGGGTGAAAGGAACAATtggttatgtgtag